The Flavobacteriales bacterium genomic sequence ATGCGGGATAGCAGTCCTACCTGATCCACCAGCAGCACCTGGGCCTGCGCCAACGTTTCCGGCGTGGCTTCGGAATAACGCACGAAGGGGAGGGGCAGACGTGAGGCCATCCTATCAATGTGATGCGAACCCACATCATGCGGCGCCAACACCCATTTCGTATCCAGTCCGCTTTTCATCACCTGGTAGATCAGGTGTTCTTCCGTCGGCCAGCAGCTTCCGGCCACCACCACTTTCCTGTCCTGTGCGAAAACGTCAAGCAGTGGCAGTGTTTCCGACGCTTCAGCTATTTCCCGCACCCGGTCGAACCGCGTATCGCCGCTGATGGTCACTTGCTTGATGCCCGCAGATTCCAGGCACCGGGCGGAGGCATGATCCTGCACGAAGAAGTGTCGGAATCCTTGCAGGTCGCGGAAGAAGAATCCCCCATACCATTTGAAAAACCGCTGGTTGGGACGAAACACACCCGACAGGTTGATGACCGGAATGCTACGACGTTTCAGTTCCCGGAGGTATCCGTGCCAGAATTCGTATTTGATGAAGTAAGCCTGTTTCGGTTTCACCAGGTTGAGGAAACAATTGACATGCCCCGGTTTGTCTTCGGGAAGGTAGCAGACGGCATCAGCCACGGGATGGTTCTTGCGGGGTACATAGCCGGAAGGTGAAAAGAAAGTCACCAGGATGAAAACCTCGGGGTGGGCGTTCATCATGGCTTCCATCACCGGCTTGCCCTGCTCGAATTCGCCGAGGGACGCACAATGAAACCAGTGCACTTCTTTGTCTGCAGGGATTTTTTTTTCCAGATACCCCCACGTTTCTTTCCTCCCGCTGAGCCATAACCTGGCTTTTTCATGAACAGGAGCCGCCATCCGGATGACCAGTCCGTACAACCAAATGGAGATGCGATACAAGGCCTCCATTCGTCGCTGTCTAGTAATAGTAGACTTTTTCAGGGGCCCGGCTGTAGAGGGGAAGGACCCAGCCGAAGCGAAGGCCGTACAGCATGTCGAGGCGCTTGGTTCCGTCGTGTTTGCCGGTGTCGTAGTTCACCGAACGCCGGTTCCGGGTGAAGCCCTCGGTGACTTCCAGTCCGGCGAAGAAATTAACCAGGTGGTTGTTGCTGAGGTTCATGTAACCGATGAACTGGTTGAACATACGTCCGTTCGACAGGCGGTCGTACCCCTTGACCAGGTCTCCGGCCAGTTGCGGGGTGTCGTTGTCTTTGTTTTCTATGCGGATCTTGTGTTGCATGAAGCCGATGCCCGCCAGCGCCACCAGGCCGCTGTTTTTGTTAGGTCCTAAGCATGGGTACAGGTATCCGACCCGGGCCGACAGGATGAACCCCCTTTCGTACATGAAGATCTCCGAGTAGGTGCCGTTGCCGTCAATTATGTGGCGGATACCGTTGTCGTCAGGCGGGGTGGATATGTTGTCAAGGATATTGGTTTCGCGCACACGGTCGCTGAACATAAACGCTCCGTCGGCGCCCACCAACAAACCGGATTTGAGTTTTTGAAGAAACCCGCCGCCGATATTGGCATTGGCGCCGAAACGATCGGCCATATCCACGCCGGGAAGCTGGTAGCCTCCGGCAGCGAAGATCATGGGTGTGGCAATGGCTGAATCCTTTACGGATACCTGGGCATGGACCCGGCCGGCAAGGAAACCGAGCGCCAGCAGGATCAGGGCCGGACGAAATGGGATCGTTGGTTTCATGTCGGGCAAATGTAAACTTTTCATATTGAATGCAACGGCAAGGGTGGGGACCGAATTATTCTTTATCTTCGCGCTGATTTTCAAATCGTTCTCCGAGGTTGCCGGCCGGATTCATGCGTACATTTCTGAGGAACCACGCAGGTTGGATGACCGACTCCCCCGGTGGCAGTAAACGCAACGTATCCAACAGAAAGTACAGCAGATGAAAGCCATTCAAATGGTTGACCTGGTTGGTCAGTATGACAAGATCCGGTCGGAAGTGGACGAAGCCCTCAACAGGGTGATCGAAAGTGCAGCATTTATCAACGGACCGGAAGTAAAGGCCTTCCAGTCTGAACTGGAAACCTACCTCGGCGTGAAGCACGTCATCCCGTGTGCCAACGGCACCGATGCCCTGCAGATCGCATTGATGGCGCTGGGCCTGCAACCCGGCGATGAGGTCATCACATCCAACTTTACCTTCGTAGCCACCGTGGAAGTGGTGGCGCTCCTGGGCATCAAGCCCGTGTTGGTGGATGTGGATCCGGATACCTTCAACCTCATCCCCGAGCAGGTGGAAGCGGCCATCACCCCCAAAACAAAAGCCATTGTACCTGTGCATCTTTTCGGCCAGTGCGCCGACATGGATGCCTTCCTGGCCATCGGCAAAAAGCATGGAATTCCCATCGTGGAAGACAATGCCCAGGCCATCGGTTCACGGTTCCGCTCAACAGACGGCAATACTTACATGTCAGGCACCATGGGCGAAATCGGATGTACGTCCTTTTTTCCCAGCAAGAACCTCGGCTGTTTCGGTGACGGCGGCGCCGTGTTCACCCAAAGCGATGAACTGGCCGGACGCATCCGCATGATGGCCAACCACGGTCAGCGTGAACGTTACTACTATGATGAGGTGGGCGTGAATTCCAGGCTCGACAGCCTGCAGGCCGCCATCCTCCGCATCAAACTCCGCAACCTTGATTCGTACGCCCAGGCCAGGAATAAGGCCGCGGCCTATTACGACAAAGCCTTTGCGGGCAATCCGCATATCCAGACACCGGCCCGCTTCGGCAAAAGCGACCACGTGTTTCACCAGTATACCCTCAAACTGAACGGTGTGGACCGCAAGGAAATGCAGGCCTTCCTGCAATCCAAAGGCATTCCCGCCATGGTGTATTATCCCGTTCCCCTGCATGCCCACAAGGCATACGCCAACCTCGGACTCAGGGATGAAGATTTCCCCAACACGGTGGATCTCTGCAGCCGCGTGATCTCGCTGCCCATGCACACCGAATTGGATGAAGAACAATTGTCTTACATAACCTCACAGGTGCTGGCATTTACAGCACAATCCTGACCTCCCGGTTTTTCACATGAACGTAGCAGTAATCGGAAGCGGATACGTCGGACTTGTAACAGGCACCTGCCTGGCAGAAACAGGCAACCAGGTCGTATGCGTGGATATTGACAAGGAAAAGGTAGCCCGCATGCAGGCAGGGGAAGTGCCCATTTATGAACCCGATCTGGATGTGATGTTCGAACGCAACATCAAACAGGGCAGACTTACGTTCACCACCTCCCTGGAGGAAGGCGTGAAGAATGCAAAGGTTGTGTTCATGGCATTGCCCACGCCTCCCGGTGAAGATGGCTCAGCAGACCTTTCCTATGTGCTACGTGTGGCAGAAGACCTCGGCAGGATCATGCAGGATTATAAGGTGGTTGTGACCAAAAGTACCGTTCCGGTGGGCACATCAGACAAGGTGAAAGAGGCCATCGGTCGCCTGGCAAAGGCAGAATTCGATGTGGTCTCCAATCCGGAATTCCTGAGAGAAGGCTTCGCTGTGGATGATTTCATGAAACCCGATCGCGTGGTGGTAGGTACCTCTTCGGAGAAAGCCGCCAAGATCATGAAGGAACTTTACAGTCCGTACGTTCGCCAGGGCA encodes the following:
- a CDS encoding 3-deoxy-D-manno-octulosonic acid transferase translates to MEALYRISIWLYGLVIRMAAPVHEKARLWLSGRKETWGYLEKKIPADKEVHWFHCASLGEFEQGKPVMEAMMNAHPEVFILVTFFSPSGYVPRKNHPVADAVCYLPEDKPGHVNCFLNLVKPKQAYFIKYEFWHGYLRELKRRSIPVINLSGVFRPNQRFFKWYGGFFFRDLQGFRHFFVQDHASARCLESAGIKQVTISGDTRFDRVREIAEASETLPLLDVFAQDRKVVVAGSCWPTEEHLIYQVMKSGLDTKWVLAPHDVGSHHIDRMASRLPLPFVRYSEATPETLAQAQVLLVDQVGLLSRIYKYGHAAIVGGGFSGKLHNILEPAAFGLPVLWGPRHRRFWEAEALIEKGGGFVFTDGVSLLKTLTFVLEEPFVGQMAGEVSRQFVRTGSGATRIIMEHLFPVTA
- a CDS encoding DegT/DnrJ/EryC1/StrS family aminotransferase, with product MKAIQMVDLVGQYDKIRSEVDEALNRVIESAAFINGPEVKAFQSELETYLGVKHVIPCANGTDALQIALMALGLQPGDEVITSNFTFVATVEVVALLGIKPVLVDVDPDTFNLIPEQVEAAITPKTKAIVPVHLFGQCADMDAFLAIGKKHGIPIVEDNAQAIGSRFRSTDGNTYMSGTMGEIGCTSFFPSKNLGCFGDGGAVFTQSDELAGRIRMMANHGQRERYYYDEVGVNSRLDSLQAAILRIKLRNLDSYAQARNKAAAYYDKAFAGNPHIQTPARFGKSDHVFHQYTLKLNGVDRKEMQAFLQSKGIPAMVYYPVPLHAHKAYANLGLRDEDFPNTVDLCSRVISLPMHTELDEEQLSYITSQVLAFTAQS